A part of Antennarius striatus isolate MH-2024 chromosome 21, ASM4005453v1, whole genome shotgun sequence genomic DNA contains:
- the socs3b gene encoding suppressor of cytokine signaling 3b, with protein MVTFNGRTPLAMSNVTPTEGRVQGSNFTPHHYKPFSSHAHYQQVMCAFRKLQESGFYWGAVGGREASSRLRSEPPGTFLIRDSSDHHHFFTLSVQTARGTKNLRIHSEGGGFFLQPDPQNTQELPQFDCVLKLIAHYMGKGPDAGRSRDGACGGNSGEAEMKGRSVYLIHTGGERIPLELRRPLLTSLSSLKHLCRRTLNNRGLGGSEGAEQLPHTLRDFLEEYDAPI; from the exons ATGGTAACCTTCAACGGACGCACCCCCCTCGCCATGAGCAACGTGACCCCTACGGAAGGCAGGGTCCAGGGGTCGAACTTTACCCCACATCATTACAAGCCCTTTAGCTCTCATGCGCACTACCAGCAG GTGATGTGTGCATTCCGTAAGCTACAGGAGAGCGGGTTTTACTGGGGGGCCGTTGGGGGCCGGGAAGCCAGCTCCAGGCTGCGCTCCGAGCCGCCGGGCACCTTCCTGATCCGCGACTCCTCGGACCACCACCACTTCTTCACCCTCTCTGTCCAAACGGCTCGAGGAACCAAGAACCTGCGCATCCACAGCGAGGGGGGCGGCTTCTTCTTACAGCCGGACCCCCAGAACACCCAAGAGCTCCCGCAGTTCGATTGCGTGCTGAAACTCATAGCGCACTACATGGGCAAGGGGCCGGATGCTGGGAGGAGCAGAGACGGGGCGTGCGGGGGCAATTCAGGGGAGGCAGAAATGAAGGGACGCAGCGTCTACCTGATCCACACCGGTGGAGAGAGGATCCCCTTGGAATTACGACGCCCCCTCTTGACTTCTCTCTCGTCCCTGAAGCACTTGTGCAGGAGGACCCTGAACAACCGAGGCCTGGGGGGGTCGGAGGGAGCCGAGCAGCTCCCGCACACGCTCAGAGACTTCCTGGAGGAGTACGACGCTCCTATATGA